A window of Candidatus Palauibacter soopunensis contains these coding sequences:
- a CDS encoding dicarboxylate/amino acid:cation symporter — protein MEYDPTLPWYRRLHWQVLAAMGLGLLTGWVFGAPAAENIGWIGELFMKLLRMIIVPLVLTSIVSGVASVGGGRAIGRLFGKTMGYYVLSSMLAALTGLLMVNLIRPGVNADMGAAAQQEVPELSTPDSAVDLILDIVPNNFFAAASAGDMLAIIFFCIVFGAAITGLPEKPRVVVTDIFNAFFQAMMALTSGIIKFLPIGVFALITKMVGETGFDRFAALAKYFATIGSGLTIHLFITMPLLLIVFGRIKPLVHFANLREPLLTAFSTSSSGATLPVTIKTLREKVGVSNKVSSFVLPMGATVNMDGTAIFECAGALFIAQVLGVDLTIGQQAIVVLTALLASIGAAAVPSAGVVVIFIVLNAIGLGDNPEAITIVGAMLAIDRPLDMYRTAVNVFSDSCGAAIIARSEGEEGVDTEVRH, from the coding sequence ATGGAATACGATCCCACTCTCCCCTGGTACCGACGCCTTCACTGGCAGGTGCTGGCCGCCATGGGCCTGGGTCTCCTGACCGGTTGGGTCTTCGGAGCGCCGGCGGCCGAGAACATCGGCTGGATCGGCGAGCTGTTCATGAAGCTGCTCCGGATGATCATCGTGCCGCTCGTGCTCACGTCGATCGTGTCCGGGGTCGCGTCCGTAGGCGGGGGGAGGGCGATCGGCCGCCTGTTCGGCAAGACGATGGGCTACTACGTGCTGTCCAGCATGCTGGCGGCACTGACCGGCCTGCTGATGGTGAACCTCATCCGGCCGGGCGTGAACGCCGACATGGGCGCGGCGGCGCAACAGGAGGTCCCCGAGCTCAGCACGCCGGACTCTGCGGTCGACCTCATCCTCGACATCGTCCCGAACAACTTCTTCGCCGCCGCCTCCGCTGGCGACATGCTGGCGATCATCTTCTTCTGCATCGTCTTCGGCGCCGCCATTACCGGACTGCCGGAGAAGCCCCGCGTGGTCGTGACCGACATCTTCAACGCCTTCTTCCAGGCGATGATGGCGCTCACGTCCGGGATCATAAAGTTCCTCCCCATCGGCGTCTTCGCGCTCATCACGAAGATGGTGGGGGAGACCGGCTTCGACCGCTTCGCGGCGCTCGCCAAGTACTTCGCGACGATCGGGTCGGGGCTCACGATCCACCTCTTCATCACGATGCCGCTCCTGCTCATCGTTTTCGGCCGCATTAAGCCGCTGGTCCACTTCGCGAACCTGCGGGAGCCGCTCCTGACGGCGTTCTCGACGAGTTCGTCGGGCGCCACGCTCCCGGTCACGATCAAGACGCTGCGCGAGAAGGTCGGCGTCTCGAACAAGGTCTCGTCGTTCGTGCTCCCGATGGGCGCCACGGTGAACATGGATGGGACGGCGATCTTCGAGTGCGCCGGCGCCCTCTTCATCGCTCAGGTGCTCGGCGTCGACCTCACCATCGGGCAGCAGGCGATCGTCGTCCTCACGGCGCTCCTCGCCTCGATCGGCGCGGCGGCGGTGCCGTCCGCCGGCGTGGTCGTGATCTTCATCGTCCTCAACGCGATCGGCCTCGGCGACAACCCGGAGGCGATCACGATCGTGGGCGCGATGCTCGCCATCGACCGGCCGCTCGACATGTACCGCACCGCGGTCAACGTGTTCAGCGACTCGTGCGGCGCCGCGATCATCGCCCGCTCCGAAGGAGAGGAGGGGGTAGACACCGAAGTCCGCCACTGA
- a CDS encoding TonB-dependent receptor plug domain-containing protein gives MLLVCVLASVGCDRAESPFAPDFGVEEPSRLSVPAEQTSVEQPISSVQTGAGSPGEAEVIRLREPTSISTACRSIPPLVVIDGVVQPEDFPISDVKALDIAHVEIVKGVAATILYGPRGENGVIEIQTKRGKKATLLNGLKPK, from the coding sequence ATGCTGCTGGTCTGCGTGCTGGCGAGCGTCGGGTGCGACCGCGCGGAGTCGCCATTCGCGCCGGACTTTGGGGTCGAAGAGCCTTCTCGGCTTTCCGTCCCCGCCGAACAGACTTCGGTGGAACAGCCGATCTCGTCAGTGCAGACGGGAGCTGGTTCACCGGGGGAGGCCGAGGTGATCCGGCTGCGCGAACCGACGTCGATCAGCACGGCGTGTCGCTCGATCCCGCCGCTGGTCGTGATCGACGGGGTCGTGCAACCGGAGGACTTCCCCATCTCCGACGTCAAGGCCCTGGACATAGCCCACGTAGAAATCGTGAAGGGGGTCGCCGCGACGATTCTCTACGGGCCGCGCGGTGAGAACGGCGTGATCGAAATCCAGACGAAGCGCGGGAAGAAAGCCACCCTTCTGAACGGGCTGAAACCGAAGTGA
- a CDS encoding amidohydrolase family protein — translation MKTTGRAIRSALTAISALILLATAAEAAQPMQMVGAPDRGPDEGGGPYDRLIIRGATVIDGTGAPPIGPMDIVIEGNRIVDVVGVGVPQRPIDESRRPGLTVDGNPDAVVHEIDATGMYVLPGFVDLHLHTGGVPKAPEAEYTYKLWMSHGITTGRGVAFGPHDWSVQEKARSAANEIVAPRMWVYPFTGAGGEGWSGRLIDTPEDARDWVRYVKESGGDGLKLNSFRPEIMEALLDEAVQLGLGSTAHLGQMGVAQMNALDAARLGLGTVTHFYGLFEALYKDTDVQPWPPEMNYNDEQHRFGQVPMQWNLIHERGSPEWNAFLEEMLSLDVTLDPTMTAYQASWDVDDQMYAPWHENYTLPTLWEFYEANREDHGSYYFDWTTWEEVAWRNFLEVWHDLLNDYKNMGGRVTASSDAGYIYNLMGFSTIQEMELLQHAGFHPLEVIRAATMHAAETLFKPTGRPIEFGVVRRGLLADLVIVDENPIQNLKVLYGTGARRLNDETGEVETVGGILYTIKDGIVYDAKRLLADVAEMVEEQKRAVTTATDNGDTNR, via the coding sequence ATGAAGACGACCGGCCGCGCCATTCGAAGCGCTCTGACTGCCATTTCGGCGCTGATCCTGCTGGCCACGGCGGCGGAAGCCGCGCAGCCGATGCAGATGGTCGGGGCTCCGGACCGGGGCCCGGACGAGGGCGGGGGACCGTACGACCGCCTCATCATCCGCGGCGCCACCGTGATCGACGGCACCGGCGCGCCCCCCATCGGACCGATGGACATCGTGATCGAGGGGAACCGCATCGTCGACGTCGTCGGCGTCGGCGTCCCGCAGCGCCCCATCGACGAGTCGCGCCGCCCCGGGCTCACCGTGGACGGCAACCCCGACGCCGTCGTGCACGAGATCGACGCCACGGGCATGTACGTCCTGCCGGGGTTCGTCGACCTCCACCTGCACACCGGCGGCGTCCCCAAGGCGCCCGAGGCGGAGTACACGTACAAGCTCTGGATGTCGCACGGGATCACCACCGGCCGCGGCGTCGCCTTCGGTCCCCACGACTGGTCCGTCCAGGAGAAGGCGCGGAGCGCGGCGAACGAGATCGTGGCCCCCCGCATGTGGGTCTATCCCTTCACGGGAGCGGGCGGAGAGGGATGGAGCGGCCGCCTGATCGACACCCCGGAGGACGCGCGCGACTGGGTCCGCTACGTGAAGGAGTCGGGCGGCGACGGGCTCAAGCTCAACTCGTTCCGCCCGGAGATCATGGAGGCGCTGCTCGACGAGGCGGTCCAACTCGGCCTCGGGAGCACCGCCCACCTCGGCCAGATGGGCGTCGCGCAGATGAACGCGCTCGACGCCGCGCGCCTCGGCCTCGGCACCGTCACGCACTTCTACGGGCTGTTCGAGGCGCTGTACAAGGACACCGACGTCCAGCCGTGGCCCCCCGAGATGAACTACAACGACGAGCAGCACCGCTTCGGGCAGGTGCCCATGCAGTGGAACCTCATCCACGAGCGCGGGAGCCCGGAGTGGAACGCCTTCCTCGAGGAGATGCTCTCGCTCGACGTCACCCTCGACCCCACGATGACCGCCTACCAGGCGAGCTGGGACGTGGACGACCAGATGTATGCCCCGTGGCACGAGAACTACACGCTGCCGACGCTGTGGGAGTTCTACGAGGCGAACCGCGAGGACCACGGCTCGTACTACTTCGACTGGACGACGTGGGAGGAGGTCGCGTGGCGCAACTTCCTCGAGGTGTGGCACGATCTGCTCAACGACTACAAGAACATGGGCGGCCGCGTCACCGCGAGTTCGGACGCGGGCTACATCTACAACCTCATGGGGTTCTCCACGATCCAGGAGATGGAACTTCTGCAGCATGCCGGGTTCCATCCGCTGGAGGTGATCCGCGCCGCGACCATGCACGCGGCCGAGACGCTGTTCAAGCCGACGGGCCGCCCCATCGAGTTCGGCGTCGTGCGACGCGGCCTGCTGGCGGACCTCGTGATCGTGGACGAGAACCCGATCCAGAACCTCAAGGTCCTGTACGGCACCGGGGCGCGGCGCCTGAACGACGAGACGGGAGAGGTCGAGACGGTCGGCGGCATCCTGTACACGATCAAGGACGGCATCGTCTACGACGCGAAGCGCCTCCTCGCCGACGTGGCCGAGATGGTCGAGGAGCAGAAGCGCGCCGTCACCACCGCCACCGACAACGGAGATACGAATAGATGA
- the msrA gene encoding peptide-methionine (S)-S-oxide reductase MsrA has product MSERRETATLGGGCFWCLEAVYQLLEGVHGVKSGYAGGHAENPTYEHVCSGRTGHAEVVRVTFDPDTVSFDDLLDVFFTIHDPTTLNRQGADVGTQYRSAIFHESEAQKEAAERKIAEITAAGIWQDPIVTEVTPLETFYPAEAYHDDYLNRNPTQPYCQAVVAPKVAKFRRQHLQRLKRGAGV; this is encoded by the coding sequence ATGAGTGAGAGAAGGGAGACGGCGACGCTGGGCGGGGGGTGCTTCTGGTGCCTCGAAGCCGTGTATCAGCTTCTGGAAGGGGTGCACGGCGTGAAGTCGGGGTACGCCGGGGGGCATGCCGAGAATCCGACCTACGAGCACGTGTGCTCGGGCCGCACCGGACACGCGGAAGTCGTGCGCGTCACGTTCGATCCGGATACGGTTTCGTTCGACGATCTGCTGGATGTCTTCTTCACCATCCACGACCCCACGACGCTGAACCGGCAGGGCGCGGATGTGGGAACGCAGTACCGCTCGGCGATCTTCCACGAGAGCGAGGCACAGAAGGAGGCGGCCGAGCGGAAGATCGCCGAGATCACGGCCGCAGGGATCTGGCAGGACCCCATCGTGACGGAGGTCACCCCGCTGGAGACGTTCTACCCGGCCGAGGCCTACCACGACGACTACCTGAATCGGAACCCGACCCAGCCGTACTGCCAGGCGGTCGTGGCGCCGAAGGTGGCGAAGTTCCGACGCCAGCACCTCCAGCGCCTGAAGCGCGGAGCGGGCGTCTGA
- a CDS encoding cytochrome P450, with amino-acid sequence MADRFPLGARVRLADLAVDPYPIFSELREAEPVTWVPEIERWFLTRRDDILAVLRDPDLFTTDAPSTIRDMFGVHMMTTEGPTQIRYKRKCLSPFHASRLKTASLPPLVAEVERLVEAMRSTARPADGGQAGRWQAGEVRTGVARPVALHSVLSVLGIPLAETERVNEWYEHFARALANFAGDPELRAAGKGAADAFGRALAPILEELERDPDGSLLSDLACDHVDPLTAEEIRSNALIILFGGIETTESMIANAVWALLSHPEQLPAVRASEAALELAIEETLRWEPAVQSAARHATRDTEIRGVRIAKGEVVHCMLGAANRDPAHFEHPDRFDATRRNAGDHLSFAVGRHFCLGAPLARLETRVVLETLWARCPGLRLDPDRPATPRGYEFRKPPALWVQWKV; translated from the coding sequence ATGGCCGACCGATTTCCGCTCGGGGCACGGGTCCGGCTCGCGGATCTCGCGGTCGATCCCTACCCGATCTTCTCCGAACTGCGGGAGGCCGAGCCCGTCACCTGGGTGCCGGAGATCGAGCGCTGGTTCCTCACGCGGCGCGACGACATCCTCGCCGTGCTCCGGGACCCCGACCTCTTCACGACGGACGCGCCTTCGACGATCCGCGACATGTTCGGCGTCCACATGATGACGACGGAAGGTCCGACACAGATCCGCTACAAGCGGAAGTGTCTGTCCCCGTTCCACGCCTCCCGCCTGAAGACGGCTTCGCTGCCGCCCCTGGTGGCGGAGGTCGAGCGCCTGGTGGAAGCGATGCGGTCGACGGCGAGGCCGGCGGACGGCGGACAGGCCGGTCGATGGCAGGCCGGGGAGGTGCGGACGGGTGTGGCCCGGCCGGTCGCGCTCCATTCGGTGCTCTCCGTGCTCGGCATTCCGCTGGCCGAGACGGAGCGCGTGAACGAGTGGTACGAACACTTCGCCCGCGCGCTGGCGAATTTCGCCGGAGATCCGGAGCTGCGCGCGGCGGGCAAGGGGGCAGCCGACGCGTTCGGCCGGGCGCTCGCACCGATCCTCGAGGAACTCGAACGGGACCCGGACGGCAGCCTGCTCTCCGACCTCGCGTGCGACCACGTCGACCCGCTCACGGCGGAGGAGATCCGCTCCAACGCGCTCATCATCCTCTTCGGCGGGATCGAGACGACCGAGTCGATGATCGCCAACGCGGTGTGGGCCCTTCTCTCGCACCCCGAACAACTGCCGGCGGTGCGTGCGAGCGAGGCCGCCCTGGAGCTGGCGATCGAGGAGACGCTGCGCTGGGAGCCGGCGGTGCAGTCGGCCGCCCGCCACGCGACCCGCGATACGGAGATCCGCGGCGTCCGCATCGCGAAGGGCGAGGTCGTGCACTGCATGCTGGGCGCGGCCAACCGCGACCCCGCGCACTTCGAGCACCCCGACCGCTTCGACGCGACCCGCCGGAACGCCGGAGACCACCTGTCGTTCGCCGTGGGCCGCCACTTCTGCCTCGGCGCCCCGCTCGCCCGCCTCGAGACGCGCGTCGTGCTGGAGACGCTGTGGGCCCGCTGCCCCGGCCTCCGCCTTGACCCGGACCGCCCCGCGACCCCCCGTGGCTACGAATTTCGGAAGCCGCCGGCCCTGTGGGTGCAGTGGAAGGTCTGA
- a CDS encoding serine hydrolase: MMIVRHENRVKGCVALAALVLALVAGFACAPAPVAERAAETVYPGASWERISEPASAGFSAEALDAIHPYVEGINTSAVMAVVGGRVLFEHGPVDSLSYLASVRKSILAMLYGNYVEDGTIDLELTLDDLGMDDVQGLLPVEKRARVLDLVTARSGVYHPASNAGDNLADAPPRGSQEPGTYYLYSNWDFNAAGAAFEQLTGRNIYDALETDLAVPLGFEDWDRSIHRKSGDDTRSRNLAYHMVLSTRDMARIGYVMERDGMWEDERILPDGWAERIVSIVTPSEEMNPEGLRGGEFGYGYMWWVWDGPAVPEGFEGAYSGRGAYGQFITVIPSVGMVVAHKTVPDAQTPWSDYMGILTRLVAAHCGADC, translated from the coding sequence ATGATGATCGTGAGACACGAGAACCGCGTCAAAGGGTGCGTGGCGCTGGCGGCGCTGGTTCTGGCGCTCGTCGCGGGGTTCGCTTGCGCTCCGGCGCCGGTCGCGGAGCGCGCGGCCGAAACGGTCTATCCGGGCGCGTCGTGGGAGCGGATCTCGGAGCCGGCCTCCGCCGGATTTTCGGCCGAGGCGCTGGACGCGATCCATCCCTACGTGGAGGGGATCAATACCTCCGCCGTCATGGCCGTCGTCGGGGGACGCGTGCTGTTCGAGCACGGGCCCGTCGATTCGCTGAGCTATCTCGCCTCGGTGCGGAAGAGCATTCTCGCCATGCTGTACGGGAACTACGTCGAGGATGGCACGATCGACCTGGAGCTCACTCTCGACGACCTCGGCATGGACGACGTTCAGGGCCTGCTTCCGGTCGAGAAGCGCGCCCGGGTCCTCGACCTCGTCACGGCCCGCTCGGGGGTCTACCACCCGGCTTCGAACGCGGGGGACAACCTCGCGGACGCGCCGCCGCGCGGTTCGCAGGAGCCCGGCACCTACTACCTGTACAGCAACTGGGATTTCAACGCGGCGGGGGCCGCCTTCGAGCAGCTCACCGGCCGCAACATCTACGACGCGCTCGAGACCGACCTCGCGGTGCCACTGGGGTTCGAGGACTGGGACCGGTCGATCCACCGCAAGTCGGGCGACGACACGCGCTCCCGGAATCTCGCCTACCACATGGTCCTCTCCACGCGGGACATGGCCCGGATCGGATACGTCATGGAGCGGGACGGAATGTGGGAAGACGAGCGGATCCTTCCCGACGGGTGGGCCGAACGCATCGTCAGCATTGTCACGCCCTCCGAGGAGATGAATCCCGAGGGGCTGCGCGGCGGCGAATTCGGCTACGGGTACATGTGGTGGGTGTGGGACGGCCCCGCGGTGCCGGAGGGATTCGAGGGGGCGTACAGCGGGCGGGGGGCGTACGGCCAGTTCATCACGGTCATCCCATCGGTGGGCATGGTCGTCGCCCACAAGACGGTCCCGGACGCCCAGACGCCCTGGAGCGACTACATGGGCATCCTCACCCGCCTCGTGGCGGCCCACTGCGGCGCCGACTGCTGA
- a CDS encoding S9 family peptidase produces the protein MSRAKAACHDRFPLVAALLAVSVQTAGCTGEGADPAPESPADAGIAPPVARVIPEQLETHGHTRIDNYYWLNQRDNPEVIAYLEAENGYTDALMAHTEDLQTELFEEIKGRIQQTDLSVPVREGDFFYYTRTEEGRDYPIYARKRGSLDADEEVILDVNPLAEGHDFYAAFPEVSSDGDLMAWAEDTRGRRIYTIRIRNLDTGEDYPESIENASGNMVWAEDNRTLFYARRDPGTLRSYQVYRHRIGTDPAEDVLVYQEDDEEFSSRIRKTKSKQYLVISSSHTVMDEHRFLDATNPEGEFTLFLPRERGHEHRFDHFGDHFYIRTNLDGAENFKLMRTPVDRTATDKWEALVPHRDDVFLQGFELFRDHLVISERAGGLTRLRVRAWEGDEHEIAFDEPAYLASLSANPELDTNILRYGYTSLSAPRSVYDYDMFTRERTLLKEDEVLGGYDRADYVVERLHAPARDGAVEVPVSVVYRRGLEKDGDNPLLLYAYGSYGASMEPTFSSTRLSLLDRGFVYAIAHIRGGQELGRAWYEDGKMFNKKNTFTDYVDAADFLVAEGYTSPEKLFARGGSAGGLLMGAVVNMRPELFRGVVAHVPFVDVVTTMLDESIPLTTFEWDEWGDPHELESYRYMLSYSPYDQVEAKDYPNLLVTTGLHDSQVQYWEPAKWVAKLRATKTDENRLLLKTHMDAGHGGGSGRDRAYEELAFEFAFILDLLGETAPR, from the coding sequence ATGTCGCGAGCGAAGGCCGCATGCCATGACCGTTTCCCCCTCGTCGCGGCGCTGCTCGCCGTGAGCGTCCAGACCGCCGGCTGCACCGGGGAGGGTGCCGACCCAGCCCCCGAATCCCCGGCCGACGCCGGGATCGCGCCCCCCGTCGCGCGCGTGATCCCGGAGCAACTGGAGACGCACGGGCACACGCGGATCGACAACTACTACTGGCTGAACCAGCGCGACAATCCCGAGGTCATCGCGTACCTCGAGGCGGAGAACGGCTACACCGACGCGCTGATGGCCCACACCGAGGATCTCCAGACCGAGCTGTTCGAGGAGATCAAGGGCCGGATCCAGCAGACCGACCTCTCCGTTCCGGTGCGGGAGGGAGACTTCTTCTACTACACGCGCACCGAAGAGGGGCGCGATTACCCGATCTACGCCCGGAAGCGCGGCTCCCTCGACGCCGACGAGGAAGTCATCCTCGACGTCAACCCGCTCGCCGAGGGCCACGACTTCTACGCCGCCTTCCCTGAGGTCAGCTCCGACGGCGACCTGATGGCGTGGGCCGAGGACACCCGCGGGCGCCGCATCTACACCATCCGCATCCGGAACCTCGACACCGGAGAGGACTACCCGGAGTCGATCGAAAACGCGTCCGGCAACATGGTGTGGGCCGAGGACAACCGGACGCTCTTCTATGCGCGCCGCGATCCCGGGACGCTGCGTTCCTATCAGGTCTACCGCCACCGGATCGGGACCGACCCCGCGGAAGACGTGCTCGTGTACCAGGAGGACGACGAGGAGTTCAGCAGCCGCATCCGCAAGACGAAGTCGAAGCAGTACCTCGTCATCTCCTCCTCCCACACCGTGATGGACGAGCACCGCTTCCTCGACGCGACGAACCCCGAGGGCGAGTTCACCCTCTTCCTTCCGCGCGAGCGCGGGCACGAGCACCGCTTCGACCACTTCGGAGACCACTTCTACATCCGGACGAACCTCGACGGGGCCGAGAACTTCAAGCTCATGCGCACCCCCGTCGACCGGACGGCGACGGACAAGTGGGAGGCGCTCGTCCCGCACCGGGACGATGTCTTCCTGCAGGGGTTCGAGCTGTTCCGGGACCACCTCGTGATCTCGGAGCGCGCCGGGGGGCTCACCCGTCTGCGCGTCCGCGCCTGGGAAGGGGACGAGCACGAGATCGCGTTCGACGAGCCGGCCTACCTGGCCTCCCTGTCGGCCAACCCCGAACTGGACACGAACATCCTTCGCTACGGGTACACGTCGCTCTCCGCGCCGCGCTCGGTCTACGACTACGACATGTTCACCCGCGAGCGCACGCTGCTCAAGGAGGACGAAGTGCTCGGCGGCTATGACCGCGCGGACTACGTGGTGGAGCGGCTGCACGCCCCGGCCCGCGACGGCGCCGTGGAGGTCCCGGTATCCGTCGTCTACCGGCGCGGCCTCGAGAAGGATGGTGACAACCCGCTCCTCCTCTACGCCTACGGCTCCTACGGCGCGAGCATGGAGCCCACCTTCTCCTCCACGCGCCTCAGTCTCCTCGACCGCGGCTTCGTGTACGCGATCGCCCACATCCGGGGCGGACAGGAGCTGGGCCGCGCGTGGTACGAGGACGGGAAGATGTTCAACAAGAAGAACACCTTCACCGATTACGTGGACGCGGCGGATTTCCTCGTGGCGGAAGGCTACACGAGCCCCGAGAAGCTCTTCGCCCGGGGCGGGAGCGCCGGGGGTCTGCTCATGGGGGCGGTCGTGAACATGCGGCCGGAGCTGTTCCGGGGCGTGGTCGCGCACGTGCCGTTCGTCGACGTCGTAACGACGATGTTGGACGAGTCGATCCCGCTCACGACCTTCGAGTGGGACGAGTGGGGCGATCCCCACGAACTCGAGTCGTACCGCTACATGCTGTCCTACTCCCCCTACGACCAGGTGGAGGCGAAGGACTATCCCAACCTGCTCGTCACGACGGGGCTGCACGACTCGCAGGTCCAGTATTGGGAGCCCGCGAAGTGGGTGGCGAAGCTGCGCGCGACGAAGACGGACGAGAACCGCCTGCTCCTCAAGACGCACATGGACGCCGGCCACGGCGGCGGCTCGGGCCGCGACCGGGCGTACGAGGAACTCGCCTTCGAGTTCGCCTTCATCCTCGACCTGCTCGGAGAGACCGCCCCGCGTTAG
- a CDS encoding polysaccharide deacetylase: protein MTGPIRSSISRGLAVVLCGMSAAAATPGTAHAAQEADDPPWRWSEERVFEAVNRVRAGRDLNPDSWPDGGRVAVLLSFDVDNETVWLRNGDTNVGGLSQGEYGSRVALGRVIDLLDEYGIAASFFGPALSFSLAPHQIDMIQASGRHEIGVHGWIHERNATLPREEEERLLRMAVERLTELMGERPVGYRAPSWNFSDSTLDLLLEMDFLYDSSLMADDRPYEINQNGEPTGLVELPVDWILDDAPLFNPLGDRYSNPREVLEVYKDEFDVAYEEGTMFLLTMHPHYIGHRSRIVILRELIEHMRTKPGVWFGTHREAVEWVRAQAGMP from the coding sequence ATGACCGGCCCGATACGATCTTCGATCTCTCGCGGACTCGCCGTCGTCCTTTGCGGCATGTCGGCGGCCGCCGCGACTCCCGGGACGGCCCACGCCGCGCAGGAGGCGGACGATCCGCCGTGGCGCTGGTCCGAAGAGCGCGTGTTCGAGGCCGTCAACCGCGTGCGCGCGGGGCGCGACCTGAACCCGGACTCGTGGCCGGACGGCGGCCGGGTGGCCGTGCTGCTTTCCTTCGACGTGGACAACGAGACGGTCTGGCTGCGCAACGGCGACACGAACGTGGGCGGCCTCTCGCAGGGGGAATACGGCTCGCGCGTCGCCCTCGGCCGCGTCATCGACCTGCTCGACGAGTACGGGATCGCCGCCTCTTTCTTCGGCCCCGCCCTCAGCTTCAGCCTGGCGCCGCACCAGATCGACATGATCCAGGCCTCCGGCCGCCACGAGATCGGCGTCCACGGCTGGATCCACGAGCGCAACGCGACGCTCCCGCGCGAGGAGGAGGAGCGTCTGCTGCGCATGGCCGTGGAGCGGCTGACGGAACTCATGGGCGAACGCCCGGTCGGCTACCGCGCGCCGTCGTGGAACTTCAGCGACTCGACGCTCGACCTGCTGCTGGAGATGGACTTCCTGTACGACTCCTCGCTGATGGCGGACGACCGTCCCTACGAGATCAACCAGAACGGCGAGCCCACGGGACTCGTCGAACTCCCCGTGGACTGGATCCTGGACGACGCCCCGCTCTTCAATCCGCTCGGCGACCGCTACTCCAACCCGCGCGAGGTGCTGGAGGTGTACAAGGACGAGTTCGACGTGGCGTACGAGGAGGGGACGATGTTCCTCCTCACCATGCACCCGCACTATATCGGACACCGCTCACGGATCGTGATCCTGCGCGAACTCATCGAGCACATGCGGACGAAGCCCGGCGTCTGGTTCGGCACGCACCGCGAAGCCGTCGAGTGGGTCCGCGCCCAGGCGGGCATGCCCTAG